In Penicillium oxalicum strain HP7-1 chromosome I, whole genome shotgun sequence, a single window of DNA contains:
- a CDS encoding SVP1-like protein 2 — MNTRQVIDDGPQLWILWYGPPTEVHEAAGPGKCKRNDAKRLFAQYLMRILRQLTGFWMVADFNAGIGLVEMLGQSNYLAIVGGGRNPKFPQNKLVIWDDAKQKAAIILEFRTSVLGVRLSKSKIVVALLNSIHVFAFSTSPKKLSVYETSDNPLGLACLGRKLLAFPGRSPGQVQLIELETGNISIIPAHSSPLRAMTLSPDGELLATASEAGTLVRVFSTTNCTKLAELRRGVDHAVIFSLAFSPSNTLLAVTSDKSTLHIFDVPHPHLPHRSQSPAASTEESASQKWGILGRLPLLPRVFSDIYSSASAHFEIGNEAASGILYGMPTGTSMGRPVKGVIGWLDNQTLLVLGAGQDGRWEKFILRNGDDGRRYCMRDGWKRYLGG, encoded by the exons ATGAATACCCGCCAAGTCATTGACGA TGGGCCTCAACTCTGGATTTTGTGGTATGGTCCGCCTACAGAGGTGCATGAAGCCGCTGGGCCTGGCAAATGCAAGAGGAATGATGCTAAGAGGCTCTTTGCGCAGTATTTAATGCGAATCCTT AGGCAGCTTACCGGCTTCTGGATGGTTGCAGATTTCAACGCAGGAATCGGGTTGGTGGAAATGCTAGGCCAGTCAAACTATCTTGCAATTGTTGGCGGAGGCCGAAACCCCAAGTTCCCCCAGAACAAA CTCGTTATCTGGGATGATGCGAAGCAGAAAGCTGCCATCATCCTCGAGTTTCGAACCTCAGTCCTCGGCGTCCGCCTTTCCAAATCCAAGATCGTGGTCGCGCTTCTAAATAGCATACATGTCTTCGCCTTTTCGACATCGCCGAAAAAGTTGTCTGTCTATGAAACGTCAGACAACCCACTGGGGCTGGCTTGTCTGGGACGAAAGTTACTAGCCTTTCCAGGCCGTTCCCCCGGCCAAGTACAGCTCATCGAGCTGGAGACAGGCAACATCAGTATCATCCCGGCCCACAGCTCTCCCCTACGTGCCATGACTCTCAGCCCGGACGGTGAGCTTCTCGCCACAGCCAGTGAAGCG GGAACACTGGTGCGGGTGTTTTCAACAACCAATTGCACAAAATTGGCCGAATTGCGCCGCGGCGTGGACCACGCAGTCATATTTTCTCTGGCGTTTTCGCCCTCCAACACTCTTCTAGCTGTGACTTCAGACAAATCCACCCTCCATATCTTTGATGTGCCACACCCACATCTTCCCCATCGCAGCCAATCGCCTGCGGCATCCACGGAGGAGAGCGCAAGCCAAAAGTGGGGGATATTAGGCCGGCTTCCTTTGCTCCCGCGAGTCTTTTCGGACATTTATTCGTCAGCGAGCGCGCATTTCGAGATCGGGAACGAGGCTGCATCCGGGATATTGTATGGCATGCCCACGGGTACGTCAATGGGGCGGCCTGTGAAAGGGGTCATTGGATGGTTGGATAATCAAACTCTGCTGGTCCTTGGAGCAGGTCAGGATGGGCGTTGGGAGAAGTTTATCCTGCGGAACGGCGATGACGGAAGACGTTACTGCATGCGCGATGGCTGGAAGCGATACCTAGGGGGCTGA
- a CDS encoding Septin, with translation MSSALNAHQIRRKKNVKKGIQFCLMVCGASGTGRTTFVNTLCGKTVLEGKESDDPEHAHVEEGVRIKPVTVELELDDEGTRISLTVVDTPGFGDQIDNEARHVDIQRQYDDILAEESRIKRNPRFRDNRVHVLLYFITPTGHGLRELDIELMKRLSPRVNVIPVIGKADSLTPAELAESKKLIMEDIEHYRIPVYNFPYDIEEDDEDTVEENAELRGLMPFAIVGSEDFVDIDDRKVRARQYPWGVVEVENPRHSDFLAIRSALLHSHLADLKEITHDFLYENYRTEKLSKSVDGGLSGMDSSMNPEDLASQSVRLKEEQLRREEEKLREIELKVQREIAEKRQELLARESQLREIEARMAREASQSNVSEAPTGEA, from the exons ATGTCGTCGGCCCTCAACGCG CATCAGATCcgtcgcaagaagaatgtcaagaAGGGAATTCAGTTCTGTTTGATGGTGTGCGGCGCCAGCGGAACGG GGCGCACAACTTTTGTAAACACTCTGTGTGGAAAGACAGTGCTTGAGGGCAAGGAATCCGACGACCCAGAGCATGCCCACGTCGAGGAGGGTGTTCGCATCAAGCCCGTCACTGTTG AGCTCGAATTGGACGATGAGGGAACTCGAATCTCTCTGACCGTTGTTGATACCCCCGGATTTGGTGATCAGATCGACAATGAGGCAAGGCATGTGGACATTC AGCGCCAGTACGATGACATTCTCGCGGAGGAGTCTCGCATCAAGCGTAACCCACGCTTCAGGGACAACCGGGTTCACGTTCTGCTCTACTTTATCACACCCACCGGCCACGGTCTTCGCGAGCTCGACATTGAATTGATGAAACGCCTCTCTCCCCGTGTCAACGTGATCCCCGTCATCGGCAAGGCCGATTCTCTCACCCCCGCAGAGCTGGCTGAGTCCAAAAAATTGATTATGGAAGATATTGAACACTACCGCATCCCTGTTTACAACTTCCCTTACGACatcgaggaggacgatgaggacacCGTGGAGGAGAACGCCGAACTTCGTGGATTGATGCCCTTCGCCATTGTGGGATCTGAAGACTTTGTGGACATTGATGACCGAAAAGTGCGCGCCCGACAGTACCCGTGGGGTGTGGTTGAGGTCGAGAACCCCCGACACTCCGACTTTTTGGCCATCCGAAGCGCCCTCCTTCACAGCCACTTGGCAGATCTCAAGGAGATCACCCACGACTTCCTTTACGAAAACTACCGTACCGAGAAGCTGAGCAAGAGTGTGGACGGCGGTCTATC TGGCATGGACTCTTCCATGAACCCTGAGGACCTCGCCTCTCAGTCCGTGCGCTTGAAGGAGGAGCAGCTCCGTcgtgaggaagagaagctgCGCGAGATTGAGCTCAAGGTGCAGCGTGAGATTGCCGAGAAGCGACAGGAGCTTCTGGCCCGTGAGAGCCAGCTCAGAGAGATTGAGGCCCGCATGGCCCGCGAGGCCAGCCAAAGCAATGTCAGCGAAGCCCCGACTGGGGAGGCTTGA